In one window of Branchiostoma floridae strain S238N-H82 chromosome 14, Bfl_VNyyK, whole genome shotgun sequence DNA:
- the LOC118430771 gene encoding dol-P-Man:Man(5)GlcNAc(2)-PP-Dol alpha-1,3-mannosyltransferase-like, which produces MPAVSSSSGRPSRPKSKEGFKLSKALSKMSRSVLKTSKELYAELPRVAVEPSYTWLVAGLLFCLEIVLNVFIILRVNYTEIDWVAYMQEVEGVINGTYDYMQLRGDTGPLVYPAGFVYVFGVLYYITGHGANIRLAQFIFAGFYLVLLGLVFRIYHRTLKVPPYAFLFMCGASYRIHSIFVLRLFNDPVAMLFLYLSINLFLDKHWAWGCFWYSFAVSIKMNVLLFAPGLLLLLLTELGVVKTVARLAICAGLQLVLAVPFLLENPMGYMVRSFDLGRQFFFIWTVNWRFLPEDVFLNRYFHLSLLGLHLAALAMFAVYRWNKKTHLIDLLRLEVPKKEQEDAQLSSNEIVSVLFTSNFIGLCFSRSLHYQFYVWYYHTLYYLLWSTDLPTVVRLLVLGVIEMAWNTYPSTVESSVSLHVCHLVLLGALWVRGHVSQTEGKVKKVK; this is translated from the exons ATGCCAGCCGTTTCTTCATCTTCGGGGCGACCGTCTCGTCCGAAGTCTAAGGAAGGCTTCAAGCTGTCCAAGGCGCTGTCTAAGATGTCTCGGAGCGTCTTGAAGACGTCTAAGGAGCTTTACGCGGAGCTTCCTCGCGTGGCTGTGGAGCCTTCCTACACGTGGCTGGTGGCGGGACTGCTGTTCTGTCTGGAGATCGTTCTTAACGTCTTCATCATTCTCAGAGTTAACT ATACAGAGATAGACTGGGTTGCGTACATGCAGGAAGTGGAGGGGGTCATCAACGGGACGTACGACTACATGCAGCTGAGGGGGGACACAGGGCCGCTGgt TTACCCTGCaggttttgtgtatgtgttcggTGTGCTGTACTACATCACGGGTCACGGAGCCAACATCCGCCTGGCGCAGTTCATCTTTGCTGGGTTCTACCTGGTCCTGCTGGGGCTGGTCTTTAGGATATACCACAGAACGCTCAAG GTGCCCCCGTACGCGTTCCTGTTCATGTGCGGCGCCTCGTACCGGATCCACTCCATCTTCGTGCTGCGCCTGTTTAACGACCCGGTCGCCATGCTGTTCCTCTACCTGTCAATCAACCTGTTCCTGGACAAGCACTGGGCCTGGGGCTGCTTCTGGTACAG TTTTGCAGTCTCCATCAAGATGAACGTTCTCCTGTTTGCTCCCGGCCTACTTCTGCTGTTGCTAACGGAGCTGGGGGTGGTCAAGACTGTTGCTAGGCTGGCCATCTGTGCTGGGCTACAG TTAGTTCTGGCTGTTCCATTCCTGTTGGAGAACCCCATGGGGTACATGGTACGGTCCTTTGACCTGGGTCGCCAATTCTTCTTCATCTGGACAGTGAACTGGCGGTTCCTCCCGGAGGACGTGTTTCTCAACCGCTACTTCCACCTGTCCTTACTGGGGCTCCACCTAGCAGCTCTCGCCATGTTTGCAGTCTACAGATGGAACAA GAAAACCCATCTTATTGACCTGTTAAGACTGGAGGTACCTAAAAAGGAGCAGGAAGATGCCCAGCTCAGCAGCAATG AGATTGTGTCGGTTCTCTTCACGTCCAACTTCATCGGCCTGTGCTTCAGCCGATCGCTGCACTACCAGTTCTATGTCTGGTACTACCACACTCTGTACTATCTGCTGTGGTCCACAGATCTACCTACAGTAGTCAG acTGTTGGTGCTAGGTGTGATAGAGATGGCGTGGAACACCTACCCTTCCACTGTGGAGAGCTCTGTCTCTCTCCATGTCTGTCATCTGGTCTTACTGGGGGCACtctgggtcagaggtcatgtgtCACAAACAGAGGGTAAGGTCAAGAAGGTCAAGTAA
- the LOC118430867 gene encoding uncharacterized protein LOC118430867: protein MYPLFGATQKCRNVLNYMMCYFCSPEQYLWYYDNRVHICGRFCELVYRECGSASYEGVTIASAYESGWDFCQAQTYLVVDELPCFDYDPKVFGGGGIVKGNREGITFSSSNNG, encoded by the exons ATGTACCCGCTCTTCGGCGCCACGCAGAAGTGTCGCAACGTCCTCAACTACATGATGTGTTACTTCTGCAGTCCTGAACAGTACCTCTGGTACTATGA CAACAGAGTTCACATCTGCGGGCGGTTCTGTGAGCTTGTGTACCGGGAGTGTGGCTCAGCGTCGTACGAAGGTGTGACCATCGCGTCGGCGTACGAGAGTGGCTGGGATTTCTGCCAGGCTCAGACCTACCTGGTGGTGGACGAACTGCCGTGCTTTGACTACGATCCAAAAGTGTTCGGGGGAGGGGGGATTGTGAAGGGGAATAGGGAAGGGATA ACTTTCAGTTCATCCAAcaacggatag